Proteins from a single region of Parasedimentitalea psychrophila:
- a CDS encoding electron transfer flavoprotein-ubiquinone oxidoreductase, whose amino-acid sequence MAEFEREAMEYDVVIVGAGPAGLSAAIRLKQLDADLEVVVLEKGSEVGAHILSGAVLDPCGLDALIPDWKAKGAPLTVPVTDDKFFMLGEAGRVRIPNFPMPPLMSNHGNYIVSMGNVCRWMAEQAEELGVEIFPGMACSELIFGDKGEVKGVVAGEFGKNADGTPGPSYEPGMELHGKYVFLGEGVRGSLSKEVIAKYDLQAGHEPQKFGLGMKEIWEIDPAKHKEGSVTHTMGWPLGGNAGGGSFIYHLDNNQVYIGFVVHLNYRNPNVFPYMEFQRFKHHPMIAELLKGGKRVAYGARAITEGGYQSMPKMVAPGVALLGCSVGMVNVPRIKGNHNAMFSGKAAAEAAFEAIKAERSGDELTAYESEVRDGVIGDDLKKVRNVKPMWSKWGMMASLMLGGLDMWTNTLLGFSFFGTVKHGKNDAMATEEASKHKMITYPKPDGKLSFDRLTNVSFAMTNHEESQPCHLQLADPSLPISVNLPKYNEPAQRYCPAGVYEIVEKDGKPEFVVNFQNCVHCKTCDIKDPSQNITWVTPQGGDGPNYPNM is encoded by the coding sequence ATGGCCGAGTTTGAACGCGAAGCAATGGAATATGATGTGGTGATCGTCGGGGCCGGCCCTGCGGGTCTCTCGGCGGCGATCCGGCTTAAGCAACTGGATGCTGATCTTGAGGTTGTGGTGCTGGAAAAGGGCTCTGAGGTTGGCGCCCATATCCTGTCCGGCGCGGTGCTGGACCCCTGCGGTCTGGATGCGCTGATCCCGGACTGGAAGGCCAAGGGCGCGCCGCTGACTGTGCCGGTCACGGACGACAAATTCTTTATGCTGGGCGAGGCCGGTCGGGTCCGCATTCCCAACTTCCCGATGCCACCGCTGATGAGCAACCACGGCAACTATATCGTGTCGATGGGCAACGTCTGTCGCTGGATGGCGGAACAGGCCGAAGAGCTGGGTGTCGAAATCTTCCCCGGCATGGCTTGTTCCGAGCTGATCTTTGGCGACAAGGGCGAAGTCAAAGGCGTTGTTGCCGGTGAGTTTGGCAAAAATGCGGATGGCACCCCGGGACCGTCATATGAGCCCGGCATGGAGCTGCACGGCAAATATGTCTTCCTCGGCGAAGGTGTGCGTGGATCGCTGTCGAAAGAGGTGATTGCCAAATACGACCTGCAAGCGGGCCATGAGCCGCAGAAATTCGGCCTTGGCATGAAAGAGATCTGGGAGATTGATCCCGCCAAGCACAAAGAGGGCTCAGTTACCCACACCATGGGCTGGCCTCTGGGCGGCAATGCCGGCGGTGGTTCGTTCATCTATCACCTGGATAACAATCAGGTTTACATCGGCTTTGTGGTGCACCTGAACTACCGCAATCCGAACGTCTTCCCCTATATGGAATTCCAGCGCTTCAAGCATCACCCGATGATCGCGGAACTGCTGAAAGGCGGCAAACGCGTTGCTTACGGCGCCCGCGCAATCACCGAAGGTGGCTATCAGTCGATGCCCAAGATGGTGGCACCCGGTGTGGCACTGCTGGGCTGCTCGGTGGGCATGGTCAACGTGCCGCGCATCAAGGGCAACCACAATGCGATGTTCTCGGGCAAGGCCGCTGCCGAAGCCGCCTTTGAGGCGATCAAGGCAGAGCGTTCCGGCGATGAGCTGACCGCCTATGAGAGTGAGGTCCGCGACGGTGTCATTGGCGACGATCTGAAAAAGGTCCGCAATGTCAAACCGATGTGGTCCAAGTGGGGGATGATGGCCTCGCTGATGCTGGGCGGTCTGGACATGTGGACCAACACCCTGCTTGGGTTCTCGTTCTTTGGTACCGTCAAGCACGGCAAGAACGATGCGATGGCCACCGAAGAGGCCAGCAAGCACAAGATGATCACCTATCCAAAGCCGGATGGGAAACTGTCGTTTGATCGCCTGACCAACGTCAGCTTTGCGATGACCAACCACGAGGAAAGCCAGCCCTGCCACCTGCAACTGGCCGACCCAAGCCTGCCGATCAGCGTCAACCTGCCCAAATACAACGAGCCGGCGCAGCGCTATTGCCCGGCTGGCGTCTATGAGATCGTCGAGAAAGATGGCAAGCCCGAGTTTGTGGTGAACTTCCAGAACTGCGTCCACTGCAAAACCTGCGACATCAAAGACCCCAGCCAGAACATCACCTGGGTCACCCCGCAGGGTGGCGACGGCCCGAACTATCCAAACATGTGA
- the soxR gene encoding redox-sensitive transcriptional activator SoxR — protein MMASSGLSIGSLADRTGLAVSAIRYYETQGLIEPWRNSGGQRRFHRADIRRLSFIMIAQKFGFSLPEIGGLLKALPGGRTPTPQDWARISEGFRAHLDQRIETLQQLRNNLDGCIGCGCLSLPNCALYNPQDQAATKGKGPRFLMGDHSETENRS, from the coding sequence ATGATGGCATCCAGCGGACTTTCCATCGGCTCCCTTGCCGACCGAACCGGCTTGGCGGTGTCGGCCATTCGCTATTACGAGACCCAGGGGCTGATTGAGCCCTGGCGCAACAGCGGTGGGCAACGGCGCTTTCACCGCGCCGATATCCGGCGGCTGAGTTTTATCATGATTGCCCAGAAGTTCGGGTTTTCCCTGCCCGAGATCGGCGGCTTGCTAAAGGCTTTGCCAGGCGGTCGAACGCCGACGCCACAGGACTGGGCGCGGATCTCCGAGGGGTTTCGCGCCCATCTCGACCAGCGCATCGAGACCCTGCAACAGCTGCGCAACAATCTGGATGGCTGCATCGGCTGTGGCTGCCTGTCGCTGCCAAACTGCGCCCTGTACAACCCCCAGGATCAGGCCGCCACAAAGGGCAAGGGGCCCAGATTCCTGATGGGGGATCACTCGGAGACGGAAAATCGCAGCTGA
- a CDS encoding VOC family protein: protein MPAILEHSNFTVSDPDATAAWMCEIFGWHIRWSGASKDNGYTVHVGSDDSYLALYRPDVTATAKGSSYTTIGGLNHIALIVEDLDASEQAVKKAGFTPGNHGDYEPGRRFYFHDADRIEYELVQYEAP from the coding sequence ATGCCCGCAATCCTTGAACACTCCAATTTCACCGTCTCCGACCCGGACGCCACCGCCGCCTGGATGTGCGAGATCTTTGGCTGGCACATTCGCTGGTCCGGGGCCTCCAAGGATAATGGTTACACCGTCCATGTCGGCAGTGATGACAGCTATCTTGCACTGTACCGGCCCGATGTCACCGCAACCGCCAAGGGATCCAGTTACACCACCATCGGCGGGCTCAACCACATTGCGCTGATTGTCGAGGATCTGGACGCCTCGGAGCAGGCCGTGAAGAAAGCCGGTTTCACCCCCGGCAATCACGGCGACTATGAGCCCGGAAGGCGGTTCTACTTTCACGACGCCGACCGGATTGAATACGAACTGGTGCAATATGAGGCCCCTTAA
- the greA gene encoding transcription elongation factor GreA: MDKIPMTPAGYAAIEVELKQLKSVERPAIIQAIAEAREHGDLSENAEYHSAREKHSFIEGRVKELEGVLSFAEVINPAKLSGTIKFGAKVTLVDEDTDEEKTWQIVGEYEADVERGMLNIKSPIARALIGKDEGDSVEVRTPGGQRSYEVLKIVYS; this comes from the coding sequence ATGGACAAAATTCCGATGACCCCGGCGGGTTATGCCGCCATCGAAGTTGAATTGAAGCAACTGAAGAGCGTCGAGCGCCCTGCCATCATTCAGGCCATCGCCGAGGCCCGTGAGCATGGCGACCTCTCGGAAAACGCCGAATACCACTCGGCCCGCGAAAAGCACTCGTTCATCGAGGGCCGGGTCAAAGAGCTGGAAGGCGTGCTGAGCTTTGCCGAAGTGATCAACCCGGCGAAACTGTCCGGCACCATCAAATTTGGCGCCAAGGTCACTCTGGTGGATGAAGACACCGACGAAGAAAAGACCTGGCAGATTGTCGGCGAGTATGAGGCGGACGTGGAAAGAGGGATGTTGAACATCAAATCGCCCATCGCCCGCGCCCTGATTGGCAAAGACGAAGGCGACAGTGTCGAGGTTCGCACCCCCGGCGGTCAGCGCTCATACGAAGTGCTGAAGATCGTCTATTCCTGA
- a CDS encoding transposase: MSPLHGDCGQSPIMRWTASSSRRTGRPLRFEITGAQTHDSKAFGAVIGWQKQPAAIGADKAYGSAAIRQAILDEGALAVIPSKSNARTHIPHPT, translated from the coding sequence ATTTCCCCCCTTCACGGCGATTGCGGGCAATCACCTATCATGCGGTGGACAGCTTCATCGTCAAGGCGCACCGGACGGCCTCTACGGTTTGAGATCACGGGGGCGCAAACCCATGACAGTAAAGCGTTCGGCGCCGTCATTGGTTGGCAGAAACAACCCGCTGCAATCGGTGCCGACAAGGCCTATGGATCGGCAGCGATCCGCCAGGCTATCTTAGATGAAGGCGCTCTGGCGGTGATTCCGTCCAAGTCAAACGCCCGCACCCACATCCCACATCCCACATGA
- a CDS encoding molybdopterin-binding protein gives MIKPPPLRNDCFALPAGTHWTPVAEALASLRQRLSPVTAAEMLPLDQALGRVLAADVTALRSNPPLANTAVDGYGFAGPIPEGPQLLPLIKGRAAAGIPFDGTVPAGSAIRVLTGAPLPQGVDTVILEEDVNCDGHQIAFHGSLKKGANARRAGEDVTASDVVFAQGRVVTPADLALAAATGLSQLPLRQQLRVGVLSTGDELVEVGQAAGAGQIYDANRPMLLGLLGQMGFAAVDLGRVGDDRDALEARLNSAAADVDVIVTSGGASAGDEDHVSALLTEKGAIQHWRIALKPGRPLALGMWEGTPIFGLPGNPVAALVCTLIFARPALGLMAGAGWAEPLGFAVAAGFAKRKKPGRREYLRARIRQGRVETFASEGSGRISGLSWAEGLVELGEGAVDIQPGDLVRFLPYSSFAL, from the coding sequence ATGATCAAACCACCGCCCCTGCGCAATGATTGTTTTGCGCTGCCCGCAGGCACCCACTGGACCCCGGTGGCTGAGGCTCTGGCCAGCCTGCGCCAGCGCCTCTCACCGGTCACCGCCGCCGAGATGCTGCCGCTGGATCAGGCTCTGGGACGGGTGCTGGCGGCGGATGTCACCGCTCTGCGCTCGAACCCGCCGCTGGCCAATACGGCGGTGGATGGCTATGGCTTTGCCGGTCCCATCCCCGAGGGGCCGCAGCTGCTGCCGCTGATCAAGGGGCGGGCGGCGGCGGGCATCCCCTTTGACGGTACCGTACCCGCAGGATCGGCGATCCGGGTGCTGACCGGCGCGCCGCTGCCGCAGGGGGTCGATACGGTGATCCTCGAGGAAGATGTCAATTGTGATGGCCACCAGATTGCCTTTCACGGCTCGCTGAAAAAAGGCGCCAATGCCCGCCGTGCCGGAGAGGATGTCACCGCCTCGGATGTTGTCTTTGCCCAGGGCCGGGTTGTCACCCCCGCTGATCTGGCGCTGGCGGCGGCCACCGGCCTGTCGCAACTGCCGCTACGCCAACAGTTGCGGGTTGGGGTGCTCTCCACCGGCGACGAGCTGGTCGAGGTGGGGCAAGCCGCCGGGGCAGGCCAGATCTACGACGCCAACCGGCCGATGCTGCTGGGGCTGCTAGGGCAGATGGGCTTTGCCGCGGTGGATTTGGGGCGGGTTGGCGATGACCGGGATGCGCTTGAGGCGCGACTGAACAGCGCGGCGGCTGATGTTGATGTCATTGTGACCAGCGGCGGCGCCTCGGCGGGGGATGAGGATCATGTTTCGGCGCTGTTGACCGAAAAAGGCGCGATCCAGCACTGGCGCATCGCGCTGAAACCCGGCCGTCCGCTGGCGCTGGGCATGTGGGAGGGCACGCCGATCTTTGGCTTGCCGGGCAATCCGGTGGCGGCGCTGGTCTGCACCCTGATCTTTGCGCGCCCGGCGCTGGGACTGATGGCCGGGGCCGGCTGGGCCGAGCCGCTGGGCTTTGCGGTGGCCGCCGGATTTGCGAAACGCAAGAAACCGGGCCGCCGCGAATACCTGCGCGCGCGCATCCGACAGGGCCGGGTCGAGACCTTCGCCTCCGAAGGATCTGGCCGCATCAGCGGTCTCAGCTGGGCCGAGGGGCTGGTGGAACTGGGCGAGGGGGCGGTTGATATACAGCCGGGAGATCTGGTGCGCTTTCTGCCCTACAGCAGCTTTGCCCTTTAG
- the mobB gene encoding molybdopterin-guanine dinucleotide biosynthesis protein B — MNIYGITGWKNCGKTGLMERLVADFITRGFSVSTIKHAHHSTDVDQPGTDSHRHRQAGASEVILASRQRVAIMQELRGADEPSLDQLLTRLTPVDLVLIEGYKREAHPKIEAHRQVAAQPLIALDDATIHAVASDVPLDLDRPLFDLNDTAAIANFILAELGLTNGTSQ; from the coding sequence ATGAATATTTACGGAATCACCGGCTGGAAAAACTGCGGCAAGACCGGGCTGATGGAACGTCTGGTGGCAGATTTCATCACCCGGGGCTTCAGTGTTTCAACCATCAAACACGCGCATCACTCCACGGATGTGGATCAGCCCGGCACCGACAGTCACCGGCATCGCCAGGCGGGCGCGTCTGAGGTGATCCTGGCCTCGCGCCAGCGGGTGGCGATCATGCAGGAATTGCGCGGTGCAGATGAACCTTCGCTGGATCAACTGCTGACGAGGCTGACGCCGGTCGATCTGGTGCTGATCGAAGGCTACAAGCGCGAGGCCCACCCCAAGATCGAGGCGCATCGCCAGGTGGCGGCCCAGCCTCTCATTGCTTTGGATGATGCCACAATCCACGCGGTGGCCAGCGATGTCCCACTTGATCTGGACCGCCCGCTGTTTGACCTGAACGACACCGCCGCAATTGCCAACTTCATCTTGGCGGAGCTGGGCCTAACAAACGGGACATCACAATGA
- the mobA gene encoding molybdenum cofactor guanylyltransferase MobA: MTKPMGIILAGGLATRMGGGDKGLLQLGGQTLLTRVIERLQPQVDGIALNANGDPKRFADFGLPVLADSIDGYAGPLAGVLAGLDYAAGQGADSIVTAAADTPFFPPDLVEVLQLAAKLDGTTIALAATPDPERGTLRQPTFGLWPVALREDLRAALNGGMRKVVLWTNRHGAADAMFPNWDYDPFFNINRPEDLSKAEAMLVEHS, from the coding sequence ATGACCAAACCCATGGGCATAATTCTGGCCGGGGGCCTCGCCACCCGCATGGGCGGCGGCGACAAGGGGCTGTTGCAACTGGGCGGCCAGACCCTGCTGACCCGGGTGATCGAGCGGCTACAGCCGCAGGTCGACGGCATCGCCCTTAACGCCAATGGCGATCCCAAGCGGTTTGCCGACTTCGGCCTGCCGGTGCTGGCGGACAGTATCGACGGCTATGCCGGACCGCTGGCCGGGGTGCTGGCCGGGCTGGACTATGCCGCCGGGCAGGGGGCGGACAGTATCGTCACCGCCGCCGCCGACACGCCGTTTTTCCCGCCGGATCTGGTCGAGGTGCTGCAACTCGCCGCCAAACTGGACGGTACCACTATCGCCCTCGCCGCCACCCCGGACCCGGAGCGCGGCACTCTGCGACAGCCGACCTTTGGCCTGTGGCCGGTGGCGCTGCGCGAAGACCTGCGCGCTGCCCTGAACGGTGGCATGCGCAAGGTGGTGCTATGGACCAATCGCCACGGCGCCGCGGATGCCATGTTCCCCAACTGGGACTATGATCCCTTCTTTAACATCAACCGCCCCGAAGACCTGAGTAAGGCCGAGGCTATGCTGGTCGAGCACTCATGA
- a CDS encoding formate dehydrogenase accessory sulfurtransferase FdhD: MADPGELQLPKTFDTADYLIAPNPRNSRLTRAVAGVDHNGEASQISVVEERPLTIYLNSQEIVTAMTIGDYPEYLALGFLRNQRMLRDDDVITGVDYDEELETVVVRTEIQTSYEDKLKKKTRTSGCAVGTVFGDMMEGLEDVRLPATPVKTSWLYTLASKINRTPSLYLEAGAIHGSVLCQQDHPLVYMEDVGRHNAVDKIAGWMVSEGATAADKIMYTTGRLTSEMVIKTAMMGIPVLASRSGFTAWGVEIAREVGLTLIGRMRGQRFVCLAGDARLERDVDPATVSVEDGKHRRKSADR; encoded by the coding sequence ATGGCTGATCCGGGAGAGTTGCAATTGCCCAAAACATTCGACACGGCAGACTATCTGATCGCGCCCAATCCGCGGAACTCGCGGCTGACCCGCGCTGTCGCCGGTGTTGATCACAACGGCGAAGCCAGCCAGATTTCGGTGGTCGAGGAGAGGCCGCTGACGATCTATCTGAACAGTCAGGAAATCGTCACCGCGATGACCATTGGCGATTACCCCGAATATCTGGCGCTGGGATTCCTGCGCAATCAACGGATGCTGCGCGACGATGATGTGATCACCGGCGTCGACTATGACGAAGAGCTGGAAACCGTCGTGGTGCGCACCGAGATTCAGACCAGTTACGAGGACAAGCTGAAGAAAAAGACCCGCACCTCGGGCTGTGCGGTGGGCACGGTGTTTGGCGACATGATGGAGGGGCTGGAGGATGTCCGCCTGCCCGCCACTCCGGTCAAGACCTCGTGGCTGTATACGCTGGCCAGCAAGATCAACCGCACGCCTTCGCTGTATCTTGAGGCCGGCGCCATCCATGGCTCGGTGCTGTGCCAGCAAGACCACCCGCTGGTCTATATGGAGGACGTGGGCCGCCATAATGCGGTGGACAAGATCGCCGGCTGGATGGTGTCGGAAGGCGCCACGGCTGCGGATAAGATCATGTATACTACCGGGCGTCTGACCTCGGAAATGGTGATCAAGACGGCGATGATGGGCATCCCGGTGCTGGCCTCACGCTCCGGCTTTACCGCTTGGGGGGTGGAGATTGCCCGCGAGGTTGGCCTGACCCTGATTGGTCGCATGCGCGGCCAGCGGTTTGTCTGTCTGGCAGGCGACGCCCGGCTAGAGCGGGATGTGGATCCGGCGACGGTGTCGGTCGAAGATGGCAAGCACCGGCGCAAGAGTGCGGATCGTTAA
- a CDS encoding AzlC family ABC transporter permease — MPCTTTKSAFWRGFRDSAPFILIAGPFGLLFGVLAAEAGLNVLEAFAFSLAVFAGAAQFTALQLMQEQAPTLIVLVSALAVNLRMAMYSASLTPYLGAAPLWQRAFAAYFLVDQSYALSIAKFETNPEMTTPQRMAYFFGASGIVTPLWMGATIVGALIGSQVPESWGLDFVLPLAFLAMIGPMLRTPAHLAACFAAVVTALLAAGLPYNFGLIVAGLTGMSVGAQTELWVERYKMQKDIVR; from the coding sequence ATGCCATGCACCACCACCAAATCCGCCTTTTGGAGGGGATTTCGGGACAGCGCGCCGTTCATTTTGATTGCCGGCCCCTTTGGGCTGCTGTTTGGCGTCCTGGCGGCCGAAGCGGGACTAAATGTGCTGGAGGCCTTTGCCTTCTCGCTGGCGGTATTTGCCGGCGCCGCACAGTTCACCGCTTTGCAACTGATGCAGGAACAGGCGCCTACACTCATCGTTCTGGTGTCGGCCTTGGCGGTCAATTTGCGGATGGCGATGTATTCCGCCTCGCTGACGCCTTATCTGGGGGCTGCGCCGCTGTGGCAACGCGCCTTTGCCGCGTATTTTCTGGTGGATCAGTCTTATGCGCTGTCGATCGCCAAATTTGAGACCAACCCCGAGATGACCACGCCGCAGCGCATGGCCTATTTTTTCGGCGCCAGTGGCATCGTGACGCCGCTGTGGATGGGCGCCACCATTGTCGGCGCGCTGATTGGCTCGCAGGTTCCCGAGAGCTGGGGCTTGGATTTCGTGTTGCCGCTGGCCTTTCTGGCGATGATCGGGCCGATGCTGCGCACCCCGGCGCATCTGGCTGCCTGCTTTGCCGCTGTTGTCACCGCCTTGCTGGCGGCCGGCCTGCCGTACAACTTTGGCCTGATTGTTGCCGGGTTGACCGGCATGAGTGTCGGGGCTCAGACTGAGCTCTGGGTGGAGCGATACAAGATGCAGAAGGATATCGTCAGATGA
- a CDS encoding AzlD domain-containing protein: MSQFDSLTLWTVILGLALGSFTLRFAFLALMGDRALPAWLMRHLRYTAVAILPALVTPLVVWPSATNGSLSLPHLAAALIALAVGYLSKNIFAAMGTGALALYGLTVLIG, translated from the coding sequence ATGAGCCAGTTTGATAGCCTGACGCTGTGGACGGTGATCCTTGGTCTTGCCCTGGGCAGTTTCACCCTGCGGTTCGCCTTTTTGGCGCTGATGGGAGACCGCGCCCTGCCGGCCTGGCTGATGCGGCACCTGCGTTACACGGCGGTGGCCATTCTACCTGCCTTGGTGACGCCACTGGTGGTCTGGCCATCCGCCACCAACGGGTCGCTCAGCCTGCCGCATTTGGCTGCGGCGCTGATTGCACTGGCGGTGGGATATCTCAGCAAAAATATTTTCGCTGCCATGGGCACAGGAGCATTGGCGCTTTATGGACTTACTGTCCTGATCGGGTGA
- a CDS encoding aa3-type cytochrome c oxidase subunit IV, producing the protein MAMMLVGAAINAVSVALRRNDVVTGFFICDIQSEMHANRILPMADHQHGTMDTTVQENVYSGFMTFVSRFCVAMIVLAVFLAIFAT; encoded by the coding sequence ATGGCTATGATGCTTGTTGGAGCGGCAATTAACGCCGTTTCTGTGGCCCTGCGCCGCAATGACGTGGTGACAGGCTTTTTTATTTGCGATATTCAAAGTGAAATGCACGCGAATAGGATATTACCCATGGCAGATCACCAGCACGGAACGATGGACACAACGGTCCAGGAAAACGTTTACTCCGGATTTATGACCTTCGTCAGCCGCTTTTGCGTTGCGATGATTGTTCTGGCCGTGTTCCTGGCCATCTTCGCGACCTGA
- a CDS encoding glycerophosphodiester phosphodiesterase family protein encodes MKFISDVLQAYGGARRRWRLFLAVHVSLRLLALALIAPLLGGMVNLAVSFSSQSALTDQDIALFVLSPIGFVLSLVVVSIVMVGEVTGFAVMAASLRYEQADRWQTARVALLSVVRKLYVLAVFIGLLLLRILLLAAPFAAVAGLVAWALLTEYDINYYLSYHPPAFKLAVALIGVIALALALVLLQRLSAWALALHLVLFEDQSPPSSFGISTQRMKGHHLKLQIELVVWVLLRTALVAVLAAVAGGIIAWMPVGEETDLIRVLLLSLVVLLFWVTGDAVLSAIALGALALILDRHFGGAHPPLPSYLRGQSRLRPGLLGFAGVAVVLAGMSLWLGQSLFDAVKATDEVEIIAHRGAAGSKPENTTAAIQEALQQGADWVEIDVQESADGHIVVMHDADLMKLARVNLQIHAAPLEQLQQVDIGSWYDPAYADQRIPLLSEVLLQVKGRAKLLIEFKHYGFDVDLEGRSVALVEAADMADQIAFMSLKYGSVQKAKSLRPDWRAGILAATKVGDLAGLDGDFVAVRAEIASPALIGAVQAAGKDIYVWTVNDPLQMSKMISMGVDGLITDEPALVHEVLRVRAQLNTPERMVLWLIEELGLDLNPREYRDVSP; translated from the coding sequence TTGAAATTTATATCCGACGTTTTACAGGCCTATGGTGGCGCCAGACGGCGCTGGCGGTTGTTTCTGGCGGTGCATGTGTCGCTGCGACTGCTGGCTCTGGCGCTGATTGCACCGCTGCTGGGGGGGATGGTCAACCTGGCGGTATCCTTTTCCAGCCAATCGGCACTGACCGATCAGGATATTGCGCTGTTTGTGCTGTCGCCGATCGGTTTTGTGCTGTCGCTGGTGGTTGTCAGCATCGTGATGGTGGGCGAGGTCACCGGCTTTGCGGTGATGGCCGCCTCGCTGCGTTATGAGCAAGCCGACCGCTGGCAAACCGCCCGCGTGGCGCTGCTGTCGGTGGTCAGAAAACTATATGTGCTGGCGGTTTTCATTGGCCTGCTGCTGCTGCGAATTCTGCTGCTGGCGGCGCCGTTTGCTGCGGTGGCAGGGCTGGTGGCCTGGGCACTGCTGACCGAATATGACATCAATTACTACCTGAGCTATCACCCGCCTGCCTTCAAACTGGCGGTGGCTCTGATCGGGGTGATCGCACTGGCGCTGGCGCTGGTTCTGTTGCAACGGCTGTCAGCCTGGGCGCTGGCGCTGCATCTGGTGCTGTTCGAGGATCAATCACCGCCTAGCAGTTTTGGGATCAGCACCCAGCGAATGAAGGGGCATCATCTCAAGTTGCAGATCGAACTGGTGGTCTGGGTGTTACTGCGCACGGCTCTGGTGGCGGTATTGGCGGCTGTGGCGGGTGGGATTATCGCCTGGATGCCAGTGGGCGAAGAGACCGACTTGATCCGGGTGTTGCTGCTGTCGCTTGTTGTGCTGTTGTTCTGGGTGACGGGCGACGCGGTGCTGTCGGCCATCGCGCTGGGCGCATTGGCGCTTATACTGGATCGCCATTTTGGCGGCGCGCATCCGCCACTGCCCAGTTACCTGCGTGGGCAATCGCGGCTGCGTCCCGGATTGCTGGGCTTTGCTGGTGTCGCAGTTGTTCTGGCCGGCATGTCCCTGTGGCTGGGCCAGTCGCTGTTTGACGCGGTAAAGGCCACGGATGAAGTCGAGATCATTGCCCATCGCGGCGCTGCCGGCAGCAAGCCGGAAAACACCACAGCCGCGATCCAAGAGGCGCTGCAGCAGGGCGCTGACTGGGTCGAGATTGATGTGCAGGAAAGCGCCGACGGCCATATCGTGGTGATGCATGACGCCGATTTGATGAAGCTGGCCAGGGTCAATTTGCAGATCCACGCCGCACCTCTGGAGCAGTTGCAGCAAGTTGATATCGGCAGCTGGTATGACCCGGCTTACGCCGATCAGCGCATTCCGCTGTTGAGCGAGGTTCTGCTGCAGGTCAAGGGCCGCGCCAAGCTGCTGATCGAGTTCAAGCACTATGGCTTTGATGTTGATCTGGAGGGCCGCAGCGTCGCCCTGGTCGAGGCGGCGGATATGGCGGACCAGATCGCCTTTATGTCGCTGAAATACGGATCGGTACAAAAGGCGAAATCCCTGCGCCCCGACTGGCGGGCGGGCATTCTGGCCGCCACCAAGGTCGGTGATCTGGCCGGGCTGGACGGGGATTTTGTTGCGGTGCGGGCCGAAATTGCCAGCCCGGCGCTGATTGGCGCGGTGCAGGCCGCGGGCAAGGATATCTATGTCTGGACCGTCAACGATCCGCTGCAAATGTCCAAAATGATCTCGATGGGGGTGGATGGGCTGATCACCGATGAACCGGCGCTGGTGCATGAGGTGCTGCGGGTCAGGGCGCAGCTGAACACCCCCGAACGCATGGTGTTGTGGCTGATCGAAGAGCTGGGTCTGGATCTTAATCCCAGGGAGTATAGAGATGTCAGCCCCTAG